GTGCCGACATAAATTTTTAGAAATAACgtagaaatttaataaaactgtCATCAGCCCTTTTCATATTTCACTGAGTGTATTCGTTGGTTTGACTGAGGTTGCCTTTGAGCATCTGAGGCTAATCCTTTCAtaagccgcaacaaagcctATTACAAATCTTCGGTCATAAATATTAgacaaattgttttaaaatttctgcTTGGATGCCTTGACCGGGCCATAAAAATGATGATTATAGGAcatgtgctgctgctccaaGGCAGAGGTCTTaactttatgcaaattaaatcaGAATTATAAATTCCAAGCCCCATTCCGCCACCTGAGTTGGCCCTGACCAGAACCAAGTGGCTATCCAGCCAGAGCCATCATCTTGGCCTAATCTCGGGGCGGGACGGCCTTGGGCGGCCATTACGATTGCAAAGGCGTATgccaaatgtaaatattttatatgctaAAACTCATTCGCGACACAGTGCCATTGTGGAATAATCTGTGGAATAAACGAGTGTTTTTGTTGAGGATCCTCTAAAAACGAGGAAAAAAGCTCTGGTGCACTTTGTTGCCTGGATAATTCCCTGcgaattgaatatttaatacattcTTATTTTTGGAATgatcttaattttatttataacagtttattttataacagaTATGTAGATATCGATTGCTGAACATTTGATTCgtgcgtttttttttgttgaaaagcCAGATTTTCCTGTGTAAAATTCCAGCTCCCAGCCTtggattaaattaaattgatacTGTAATTGAAATCACCTTCCATTTcacatttgcacattttccaTTGATTAAACAGAAAAAGCTTAAAGGCAATGCGATATATCGGAATTAAATTCGCTTCAAACGCACTCAGTGGGTGTGAAAATGCTTAAAAGTTTTTCCGTATACCAACCAGAAGTTGGAAAGTGAACTCACACCCATAAGTGTGTGTACCTAGGTGCATAGTTGCCGAAACTAACAACAGTATGGAAATCAgttaacacaaaaataacgTAACGAATGAACTGGAGACTTCTCCAACTTTGGCTCTTTTTGGTACCGTGTTCCAGTACTTGTTCTAGTATTTGCGCCAGTGCTACACAGTTATCTTGTTATGATATATTATGTAATGATATATTATGTATGGTTCATGGCTTCTGGTTTATATATTGGAACTACTTTCTATTTCTAcaaactattattttttttacaaaatgcACAGTGTAATATAAATACGGCAATATCAAAACCTAGAATGCTGTCTTCAGTTAAAAAAGTTCACAAATTTACAGGTgcttaaatgttaaatacagAAGGACAAAATGcgaaatttttattaaatattcggAATGAACTCCGTAGTTTTCAGTGCTTTCCTAGGCAGCAATGGTCGATGTCCTGAGGCAACTTCCTGTTTTCATAGCTGTTATCTGCGCCTTTTGTCTTGGACAAAAAGTTTGTCCTCCGCCGACCAGCGTCCTGATTAAAGCGAAACTTAAATGCAAAACACTTCAAAATTGTCTGATTACGGACGCTGAGGACGAAATGCAATTGCGAGCCATTTCTTCCTGCACCTGTAATTATGGCGCAGCGAATGGAAAATGAGCAAGGCGCGGGCCTCGGCGTTCGCCATTGAAGTGTAACACAAAAGTATGAGGGATTGCTAAAAGCAATTTGAAAACAACAGAGTGAAAACGCTGCCAGCTCCCCTATCCCCTATCCCATCTCCCGGCACACCAAGCTCTAGAATCGCAGAAGTTGGCGTTGCTATGGCAATTATGGAGGTGCAAGAGGTTGCAGCGCTTCGAATGGGTGAGGTGGGTACCACGACAACCCCAAAGCTTAAAGATACACTCAGAAATTGGCATTGCTTAAATACAAGTTTTGGGTACAAATTAAATGTACTTAAAAgtcaaaaaaatgtttagttttCAAGAATAAGGCCAGAcggaacgctatagtcgaatgCATCGGCCATCGCGTACCATTTACTTAGCGACATGAACTAAAATGGCTCATGGTTATGATCTACATGTGCATTGCAAGACCCTTTTGCTACTTTGAagacttttcaacaaatccaGAAAACTCGAGTATTGCAATTCAACTGTATTTGTATGCGTATATAGATTATGTGTGCTTAAAGAGCTGTGATCTAAATAAAACCGAGTTTTGCATTGAGAGCAATGATTCAAAATAGGTTTTATAGCAAAAGGTATTTACAGGTAGGTATTGTGGCACTGCACAGGTATCTGTAGCTTTCGTCCATAAGAAGCGATAATTATCACTCGACATTtaggaaacaaaaaatgacTTTTTGCGAGTGTGGACTGAAGTGTGTAGCGTTCGGTGAGACAAGAACTGTGGCGATGGGGCTTGTATCTCAGTGGCATACTTAGAGGACTCTGCATTATCTTGGGACTTCAAAGTGCACGGTGAGAGCTCCTCCGCACCTGCGGCTGCGACAACTTGGCAGCCAGCTACGCGGCTGTAACCTGATCCTTTTAGGTATTTGAACTGGCTTAAGCTGAAGTTGGCCACAGGGTAGACCCCAACAAGTTTCACGCAATAAAACATGTATGTGAATGGCGGGGAAAGAGCAAGGGACCTGTTCACATATTAATGAAGGGCCATAAGTAAGCATTGCCTTTGTAATTACCTTAGGCAAACACAATAGGCTTGGGTTTTATTTCAGGGCTGTTGACTTTGAATTAACAGAAATAACCAGTTTCAAAGGACAAAGCCTAGTGCAAACATAAGGTATTTGCATTCGGATAAACATGAGTATTGTGGCCAAGGACTAAATGTTAAAAAAGTAACTGGTTGTGTTAAAAGGTGCGCAGAGGGTTGTGTGTGCTGATCGAAcgtttcaatttttattgtcAGTCAGGTTCCTTTTTTATTGGTCGCCATAAAGCGAGTCCTTGCTGACATGTTTGTTTATGTCTAGCCGTTCTTTTATAGCGCAAAAATCTGTTCGAACGACTCCAAATTCCTTTACCGAAAATAGATATCCTTCACGACGACCGCTCCCTTTTTCGCTTCCTACAGCCTGCTAATTTCGGCAACAAATCTGCTAAGCCAGCTTATGGTCACACACAAAGTCGtaggctcacacacacacccactcgcCTGAGTCCTGCAGGAATCCCAGTTTTCACACATGTGTGCGTGTTCCAGGGATACACCATCGCATTTCGCGATGCTGGATTTTATTGTGGCAAAATCTGAAATTGAAACGTAAATCTTTGTGGCAATTCAGCAGTCgcaattgatttttatggctCGTTGCTGGCCCTATGAGCGATTTAATCCCGGACCCAAGGATGCCCGGGTTAGAGATTAATTTGAGCTGAAGCCGTGCAACTGGTGGAATAATCGAATTGCGACCATCATTGTTCGCACAAATACGATTCGCTGGCATCCAGCAGTTTGTTTTGTCTGTGCTTTTGCGCACAGCGGacacaatttgttttaattgcgaGCAAAACAACTGAATAATCACATTACATCGCCGGGGGCGAGGTGCAGGATGAAGTGGGTGGCATAGGctggaagtgggtggtgggtgtcGGTACGAGGTTGTTTACCATTTGCAGCTGATGCAGTTAAGCTCTGAGGAGTCGGCAGCTCGGACGCAGCTCGAGCAGGCGGCTTAAAAAACATGCGAACTGGGAGCATCATATGCCAACTGCGATAAGTTGCAGAGACGTAAATAAAGCGCAACGAGAGAAATCGCGATGCGGAACTGTGTCAACAGCAATCACCAACCCAATCCGCCAGTCACGAGTGCACTTGGCGCACTCCCCTTACGGCTAtaatcttaaatttaaatatatggcAGTGTGGCGCCTCTTCGAGTCCCCTCATAACGATGCGGCAATAGCTCTCTTCCTGATTAAAGACCAGAGGACTTGGACATACACACGTGTGTGGACGTACGCTCTGCTTAAAGCACTGGGTGCCTGGCAACGGCTGTCGCAAAGgattcatttcgtttcgtttacTCTTGCTGCCTGCTAGCCccaatattacgcatacgaaGGGTGGGATGGCTGGGTGGCAGGGGTGGATGGGGTGCGAAGTGTCAACCACTTGCAACTTTTGACgttatatttttgttggttttcaattaaaaagttttccttATCCTGCTTTTGTTGCAGCGCCCAACTGGCCTCCTCGGCTGCAGTTCGTCCCTTTTGCCGGCTTTCATTGTTCGGATGCTCCTGACAGCCTTCTGACAGCCTGTATGCAACACATTTCAGCCAAATGGAAATCGCAGACAATTGCCATTGACGTGGGCAAACCATTTAGGTAAATAATTGCTTTGCCAGCTTAGTCCGGCATTTACAGCAATCAAACAATGGCCAGCAATTTCGCAGCTTCCGAACTGAATtaatactcgtatgtatgtaggttGCATGAAAATCACATGACAGCtgtgcttaaaaataaatgttcaaaatCAAACTAGAGgtaaagaaaaacataaagtCGGTCGGAAATAAAATCGTTTAAAGTTTCCGACATTTTTCAAGAAAGAAGGCATATTCTCTTCGgcaaactaaaatgtttaCTTCAATGGCACATTCATTATTTGTGGAAAGGGCTTACAAACAGTTTTCGCAACTTACTTTTCAACAACAATATGTTGCGTTGCTTTTTACTCTAGGGAGGCAAAAGTCTctattaaaatatgcaaacttGCAGTGAAATCCACGTCTTTTTTATGAGTCGTGCAACTTTCGTAACGACATACACAACgaaattttaaatgatattaaCCGAACgactttatttacttatttatttgccaaaacagaaaattttttgaatactaaaaaataatacaaaaaaatgaagcTTTAAGATTAACGGGTAAGTGACCTTCGAGGCAATGGACTATTCAGTTCCCTAAGTTGGCAGTTGTGTTGTGTTCTTTgaattttctatatatttggttttgtgttgTGCTTTTATTGATAAAAGTGGCAGCACATGTAGCAGCGGCATAAATTGCTAGCCATGAGATTTCTAAGCCGAAATGCAATACCTTCGTTCTTGGTACTAACGGTTTTAAAAGGCCTTCCTTCAATACATAAACGCGTAATACAACGTTCTGCCAAGTGTATCGTCTATAGTGTATTTTGCTGACAAAAGTCCGTTTCAGGCACGTTTTATTATCCTGGCGCACTTCCAAAcgtaattgattgattgatggatGGATGCATGGATGGACCAAGAACAATCACACATCGCCTTACACCAAACACATCCAACACGACATCGAGCCAATGGTCGATATTAAATCAACGTCCTTCTTCCAAAAGTCCCTGTAACTTAGCACATTTAATCTTTAATTAAGAGCAGCAAGAACAAACGTTATCTGACCCTGTTTGGGAGAGTCAACCGCCCGCCCTGCCGGCTTAAATGATGCGTTAAGATGACTCCGATGAAGGATCACGAAAGTGGCTTGCGGCTTTCGGGGTTTCTGTGGCCCCGTGGCCGCAAAAGGACTTTAGGGCCAAACACTGGGCCGCCGAAAGGACAAAAATCCCAAGGCAGGGCGACCAGGACATGGCAGGCCATGACACTCCaaaggcaaatggcaaacggcAAATGGCAGAGTTAACCTCCCATCCACATAATTCGCAAAGGCATtgcaaatgaattaaattacaCAGAAGTGCGAAATAATGGCCGGCAGCCAAAAGAGTTGCGTTGTCAAGAGCTATGCAAATGGACAGTCTGCCCGTGGGGCAAGTATTCCGGGACTCCAGCTAAAAGAGGAGGTGGGTGCTAAGGCAGTGAGATATTCGCAAAGGCGAAATCCtattaaaattcaattgtctgtaaataaaatgatgCCGTGACGAACTTGGATTGTTTGTCACTTAATTAAGGTTAATGCGCACGTCCGCTCGGGAGGAAGGCTTAACTTTGGATCGGTAAGCAAGTGCCAtgcgtaattaaatttgcaatgaGAGCGgcacagcagctgctgcctgcCGAGCTTTGACCCCCGGCCCGTAGTTCATCCGGCGGACGTAGTTTCGGGAAACAGGACATGGGGCAAATGGCTTCTGCCGACTGTGTGACAAGTTTATTTCATTATGGCCGCAGAGCACAACACTTCCTCCGGTTCCACTCActtcctcctgctcctgctgagctgagctgagctaCCGCCGCAGAGTGGAATCAAATTGAAAGTTATCAAAATGTGTGCATAACGGTTTGTTAAATAGTTATTGTGCTGGCACTTGCTCTTCCGACTGTCGCCCAATCCctgaataaatttaattacgccAACAAGTCACACAAGTGTCTCTAACTAAGCAATGCCGTACTCCCAAATGCCGCACTGCTAACAGATTTgcatggcaaacaaaactttcccGGCCGACCAATGTATGCGCATATGTAATGCGTCCCCGACTGCGGGCGCTTCTGTGGTCCGGGCTTCACTGTACGGGCAAACGGTTTCCGCATGCAAGTCCACATGACATCGTGTTTGAGTGAACTTGGCCACTACTTTGGCCACCCGAAGCGCAAGCAGTTTGCGAGGGGCCATGAACGTTGCTTTCCAGGTTGATTTGGATCGCATGGATCCGCAGATCAGAACCAATCCTTGGCTTCTACAATACATTAGCTATACAAGAGGACCCCACTCCTATACAAAGCGTCTTTTTGCACGATTTTGCGGAAACTTGATAAATTTCCTTATCAAACCAGACCGAAAACTTTCGCAAAGTTTTCCTGCGGCTGGAGAATAAGAGTGTGATATGAAAGCTTCAGTTTTATTGTCCCGGCAGGATTGCAACTCCCTTTATGGCTAGCACACTTCAGCTGGCTGATCCATTAACGTCAGTAAATTGCGGCCCGACACGCCACAAATTCAATACAAAATAGAGAAAGTTACCGCCAACTTAAACACTCtgctcgactcgactcgactctcGATTCAGTGGACGAAAGTCGGCGGGCTTGGCTTGCTTTGCCTTCATTTTTTACAGCCGCTGCTGCAAACTTTTCTCATTAGTCACTATTTTTAGCTGCAGTTTAATTGTTACACACTTCCAGGACGAAAGTTTTGTGCCAGAGTGCCAGATCCAAGCGtcgtttcattttttatttccccGATGGGAATTCGCCGGCGTAGGTGGTTGGCATTTGAGAAAGATttgtgtaaacaaattaagcgTGCTGCATGTCGGGCTCCTTCTTTGCCAGTCATGGGGCAGGTGCGAAATGAATATGCTGAACTTACGCCTCAcgaaattaaaagtttttgggCCCCTGTGGCAATTAAAGTTTATGCGTATGGGTAGACAGGACATTTCCGCATTTACACAAACGCCTGAGCAATGCCTGTAATTCAGGCTCAAACGAGGAAATGCCGCAGTCTATGCGACGCAGATCCTTGCGAGGCCGGAATCTGCCTAATGGCGACCCAGTGGCCTGGTCGTTCAATTCGGTAAAATTTCATTCATCCGCAGGTGGTCCCTTTGACGGGGTTCTGCCATCCAGGATGCTCAATCACATCACATGTTTGAGAAAGCTAGCTGGCTTTAATTAAGTGCATGCCTTCGCTGGCACTTAAAGATTAAATCCTTTGACTTGCCAGCGCCAGGAACTACCTGgcacaacaaattaaaagacaATTTACATTAACCCCAGACGAAACGACACATCCGTTCGGAGTCAACAGTTCCAAAggtattttcatattaaattaCCAAAGACGAGTCTGCAACAAAAATGTACTAAATGAATTCATCAAGTTGAAGCACAAGTCCTTCAACATCATTTATGCCAAATCGGATTAACAATAACATGGAAACTGTTAGCAAATTATAAGCAGCTGCAGTCAGAAGTAAAGTAATATGTGTCATTATGCATTTAAATCCGATTTAAATGGACAATTTACACACACTATCTAGATGTAGATAGCAAAGGATACAAGCGGCTGTAGatttaaaatcatttctttgcactattttctttaaatCGTTCACTTCCGTCCAAATATATGAAACTAATTACAGAAACCGGATAGCAAGGGTTAATTACTTCCCATGGCTTTGACAGCCATTTTTTTGCATGCATTTTGAATAAGAAAACGTTTTTTTTCACAGCAATGTGTTTATTGTTGAAAAAGCCTTAATGAACGAAGTAAGTAGAAATTACTAAGCCAAATAAGTAAACTTATAGAAACAAtacaaacttatatatttaattataaactatttttgGGCTCACTCCTTAGACATATAACGTATACGACGAGAACGGAAAACTTGAATTGGATGGTTTTATTGGGAGGGATGGATGCAGGTTTTATTCGATAGGTTGAATAGAGTTATTCGGTgagtttcaattttatttgacACTATTTTAAAGGGGTCCAGGTGTAAGTTCAGATAGCTATGGCATTTAAAAGAATTTTCCAAGTTTTCattgtaaaacatttttgcttAGATATAGCTTAAACTATACATTTCAAGCAAGTGTGTGGCTTAGACAAACTATGACTATTAACTTCAAAACGCATTTCAATGGCAAACATGGTAAAAAATATGGATACGAAAGTAGAGTAGATTTAAAGGAGCGATGATTGATTTCAGGGAAATAACTAAGTACTAATAATTATTATAGGACTTATTTGTATACAGGACTCGAGCCCCGACTTAAACAATAAGCTATGTACATGTTAACCTTATTGGGATTTAAACACTTTAAATCTACGATATAATACAAAACACTTAAAATCTATAGCCTTACTTTTTACATAGTTCGCATTGTTAAAAGCGCGAGATGTGGATCGAATGAGCCACTTCGATCCACATCTCGCCGTGATATATTGTTGAGTTTCCTTTTTAAGGCACGGACATTATGTACACCTGGCAGTATTTAAATCACTTGAGAAAGATTAAAACAGATCTATGTGGCCGGTGGCTTGCCGTGTACGCGAAACCGGTAGAGGCATGTATAGGTGGGCTGGCCGTGATTCGTCTCGATCCGCAGCTCGACGATCTGGTACTGTCGCTTGATGTCCAGGTTTTGAACGGCAAAGTACTGGAGGGAACCACCATTGTCTTCGAAGTGGTACTCGCCGAACAATACGGGTTCCGggtccttctcctgctccaaCCCCTGAGTTAATGTATAAGTCGTATTAAATATGGACCACTTTCTTTGCCATTTAGTCAAACTTACCCAAACAGTGAAGTTGCGAGGAGCCGAGTCTATTCGTCCTGTGGGAGATAGACTCTTCGGTATGTGTTCTAAGGTGAATCCTGTGACGTACACCAACGAGTTAAGCTTCAGCACTGTGGGAAGGAAACTATAACGACTTTCTTAGCATTTACTATTCACCCGCGACATACCTAGAAATCCGGGAAAACCCTGGAATGCCCAGCACTCCCCTGGCTGTACATTGGGTGAGATGGCGACCCGCGGCGTGTTAGTGGGATACCAGAGTGGAATTCCAAACACCGATATCTGGGCTGACTTTGTCTGGTAGCTCTCAGTGCAACGCGTGGAAAGGATTTGGCCTCCCGCCGACTCCAGGGCGAAGTCCACCAGACCCGTCTTATCGGCATCGTAAATAGCTAGCACAGTTTTAACAATCTGGCGCACCTCCTCCTCGCGGATATGGCCCTTCAGCGCTTTGGTGCTCTCGTTGTGCTTAGCCTCCACAACCAGAAGAATCTCCCGTTTGAGCCGTTCGCTAATGTCGCTCATCAGCAGGATGCTGGAGCGCTCGATCTCGTCGCGAATGTTGTTATTGGTGCGCTTGTTCAGCTctagcagctgctgctccaggtAGTCCTTGGCCACAAACATGCTGCGCACCCAGGTCTGCAGATCGAAGTCATCCAATTGGCCAGCAGCACCGCCAGCGGTGGATTGCTTAAAGCCCAGAATTTCCACCAGGGATAGTTTGATCTGCTTGTTGAGAAGAGCGAACTGCGAGTCGTTAAGCGCAGACAGTTTGCTTTCTATTTCAGCCAGCAGCCCATGGAAACGCCTATCCTGGGCAAGTTCGTGCTGCTGTATGCGTTCCAGCAAATCCTCGTGCCCGAGCCTTAGATTGCTGATCGATTGGTGCAGATCGGCGTTCTCCGCTTGCTTGTCAGAGAGAGCCAACTTAATGAAGGCGATCTCCCTGTTCAGGCGCTCTATTTGGACTTCTGCATCTGTGGAACGAGAACTTTCCTTTTTCTCGAGCTCTCGCACCTGAAGACTAATTCGAGCATCTACGAAATCTGCCAATGCTGGCACAGATAGAATTTGCTTCAGCAGGGCCGGATAGTCAATCCTGTCCAGTTTATGTGTGGTGTACGATTGGTGGAGCTGAACCTCTGATTTAACTAGCTTGGTTATTTCCTCTAAGTTAGCTTGTGATATTTTAGCACCATCTTGCCAACCGCCTGAGCTTTGCagttccagtttcagttttatgGCCAGATCAGCCTTATCCTTTTCGCTTAGCTCAGTTTTGTAGGCAATCTGTTCGAGgtttttctttatcatttGAGCAATCAGTTGAATCTGTTGCGGTGGGAGCTCCTTGGAATGCTGCTTCATTTTCAGGTCGACCAACTGCTGCACGTAGCTGTTCACATGGTCTAAGATGTTTTCGTATTCCTCCGCAGTCAAGGCTTTCTGGATGTTCCTTTCAATGCTGGCCATGTTTACCTTTATGGCCTCGTCTTCCTGCTGGGGACTTATGACGGTGGGCCCTTCCATCCAACTTTTCAAGGTGGCTCCAGCATTTGACAAACGACTGTATACAGAGCAGAAAAACGCTAAAGGCAGTGGTAACAGATCTTCCGCACGCTGAACGTACGCAATACGCTGATCCTCCTGCAACAGCAACCATCCTGGGAAAGGATTAAACATAGCATTATTAGTTGGCAATCCTTCTACATTTCCAGTTCCcaccaaattcaattttcaatcGGACTGAGGTAACAGGGAACTCGCTTTTGGGGTAATTCCAACATAAACGCAGAAGGATAGAGTTCGATTCTGGCCAACTAATAttgctttgtttacattttacttaCCATTTAGCAAACTTccaacaaatggcaaataaaacaaactacTCTTCTTTATACATGATGTTTTGTATGAAATTGTTTGCGATTTATTTGTATAGACTATTACAATGCAAACagtaaacaaattacaattaaacGTTGTTTGACAACAATTAAGATTTAGTTAGGGCCTTGACCCAGACGGATAAAGGCCCTAATTGGTAGACAAGAATGA
This genomic stretch from Drosophila teissieri strain GT53w chromosome 2L, Prin_Dtei_1.1, whole genome shotgun sequence harbors:
- the LOC122625860 gene encoding uncharacterized protein LOC122625860 isoform X1, with translation MSEDTYQIETRRRSRSKTPFLRSSCDHENCEHAGEEGHVHHLKKKSAAPNVQTIVEEHIVVSNSSKKTRGNTFAQLTSDYSSDDMTPEAKRKQSSITTTVTSILTKRSGGATSTPRNRSQLETTQNTLNSAQEKLNQSNGNLSSGNVSDYLAYIEYRDAGEYWNKTPKTDYTYSELSPHRRQLAPGIVAMPNMSRRSLENHNDRVNYMVQQNPAQEEFIRRRYQSRYTQQVNYDSADELDATFGQQKQSWWLIRLVQLVVSSVTTVWNRVTNLSASETTAYQNYYAKRQQSQHVGLWGKMVQTIGGGFASLLRYLYVFIGSVLSLDTWLLRSSEKKSKKRFLIFLLILLPLLLLSGWLLLQEDQRIAYVQRAEDLLPLPLAFFCSVYSRLSNAGATLKSWMEGPTVISPQQEDEAIKVNMASIERNIQKALTAEEYENILDHVNSYVQQLVDLKMKQHSKELPPQQIQLIAQMIKKNLEQIAYKTELSEKDKADLAIKLKLELQSSGGWQDGAKISQANLEEITKLVKSEVQLHQSYTTHKLDRIDYPALLKQILSVPALADFVDARISLQVRELEKKESSRSTDAEVQIERLNREIAFIKLALSDKQAENADLHQSISNLRLGHEDLLERIQQHELAQDRRFHGLLAEIESKLSALNDSQFALLNKQIKLSLVEILGFKQSTAGGAAGQLDDFDLQTWVRSMFVAKDYLEQQLLELNKRTNNNIRDEIERSSILLMSDISERLKREILLVVEAKHNESTKALKGHIREEEVRQIVKTVLAIYDADKTGLVDFALESAGGQILSTRCTESYQTKSAQISVFGIPLWYPTNTPRVAISPNVQPGECWAFQGFPGFLVLKLNSLVYVTGFTLEHIPKSLSPTGRIDSAPRNFTVWGLEQEKDPEPVLFGEYHFEDNGGSLQYFAVQNLDIKRQYQIVELRIETNHGQPTYTCLYRFRVHGKPPAT